A portion of the Leifsonia sp. EB41 genome contains these proteins:
- a CDS encoding ABC transporter ATP-binding protein, with the protein MIQLEHLTKRFGSKTAVDDISATIQPGKVTGFLGPNGAGKSTTMRMIMGLDRPTHGTATINGKRYAELPSPLGEVGALLDAKAVHTGRTAYNHLLAMAATHGISKRRVHEVIGLTGLESVAGKRVGGFSLGMGQRLGIAAAMLGDPATLILDEPVNGLDPEGVLWVRQFARHLAGQGRTVFLSSHLMSEMAQTADHIIVLGRGRVLADAPVDQILAGATRSAVRVRTPEVERLANAIQGGDVTITGVESQLIEVTGLSAAQIGDAAASAGIALHELTPLSASLEEAYLELTQDEVEYHSEVAS; encoded by the coding sequence ATGATCCAACTCGAACACCTCACCAAGAGGTTCGGCAGCAAGACCGCTGTCGACGACATCTCGGCGACCATCCAGCCGGGCAAGGTCACCGGCTTCCTCGGGCCGAACGGCGCGGGCAAGTCGACCACCATGCGCATGATCATGGGGCTCGACCGGCCGACGCACGGCACCGCGACCATCAACGGCAAGCGGTACGCCGAGCTGCCGTCGCCGCTCGGTGAGGTCGGCGCGCTGCTGGACGCCAAGGCCGTCCACACCGGCCGCACCGCCTACAACCACCTGCTGGCGATGGCCGCCACCCACGGCATCTCCAAGCGCCGCGTGCACGAGGTCATCGGCCTCACCGGCCTGGAGTCGGTCGCGGGCAAGCGCGTCGGCGGGTTCTCGCTCGGCATGGGCCAGCGGCTCGGGATCGCCGCCGCCATGCTCGGCGACCCGGCGACGCTCATCCTGGACGAGCCGGTCAACGGGCTGGACCCGGAGGGTGTGCTCTGGGTGCGCCAGTTCGCCCGCCACCTCGCCGGCCAGGGCCGTACGGTCTTCCTCTCCTCGCACCTGATGAGCGAGATGGCGCAGACCGCCGACCACATCATCGTGCTCGGCCGCGGCCGCGTCCTCGCCGACGCCCCGGTCGACCAGATCCTCGCCGGCGCCACGCGCAGCGCGGTCCGGGTCCGCACACCCGAGGTCGAGCGGCTCGCCAACGCCATCCAGGGCGGCGACGTCACGATCACCGGCGTGGAGTCGCAGCTCATCGAGGTCACCGGGCTCAGCGCCGCGCAGATCGGCGACGCCGCGGCGTCCGCCGGCATCGCCCTCCACGAACTCACCCCGCTCAGCGCCTCCCTCGAGGAGGCCTACCTCGAACTCACGCAGGACGAGGTCGAATACCACTCGGAGGTCGCCTCATGA